The region ACGCCTTAGAACTATTTATCATGAAACTTTTTCAGGTTTAAAATTGTTCTACAGAGACACCAATCTCTCTGAAAATCTAATTTTAAATTATAAAGTCGGACAGATTATTCAGGAAAAAGGTTTTACTGACATGAGCTCGATTGGCGGAGGACTTTCGGGAAATTTGAGATATTTAATTGCGAGTTCCCATCCAAAAGATTTATCAAAATTTAATCCTGATTCTGCAAAAATTGGTCATTTTCTTTTAGATTCAATTGCTTATTTTAAAGTATTGGATATTCAGAAAATCGACAACAAAACACAGGTTTTCCTTTTGAATATTCCTGATATTTCTATTTCACTTTTTAAAAATTCCTCTTCCAATTTAGAAGAAGAAATTATAGAAAAAGCTCAAAAACGCTTTCGCGAAAAAATCGATTTGCCTTTAATTCCGGAATTACAAACCGAAGAATGGAAAGAAAGAACCAAATTGCCACTTGGAATGGATGAAAATGGATTATTATTTTTTGATGATTCTAAAATTAAAACAGAATCTCCAAAAAGAATTGATGTTGATATTAACAAGAAAGTTATAGAGATTAATAAGAAACCGTGGTGGAAGTTTTGGTAATTTTAAATATCAACTACTAATAAAGTAAAACCGCAAAACGATATTATAATTTTTCAGATCTGTAACTTATTTTTTTAAGATGACTACTCCCAATACATTATTTAAAATAGCATTGAGTCTAACTCTTTTATTATTTATACAATCTGTTTCCGGACAAACATTAAAAGACTGTTCTTCATGCAAAACACACTTAATCAAAAAAGAACAGATTAAAGGTTTAAACAGTGACAACATCAGACTATTAACTAATGAGATTTATGCAAGAAATGGATATACGTTTGAAAATTCAAGATTTCAGGAGTATTTTGAAAGCAAACCCTGGTACAAATCAATTGGAGACAACAAAAAAGTTGCTTTAAATGACATAGAAAAGAAGAACATTACCTTCTTAAAAGACATAACCAAGACTTTAGAAGATCAGAAAAAAGAGCTGACTTCACAACTTAAAAATTTTAAAGAACTCGTTAATCAGGATAAAATTACCGAATTAAAAAGCAATTTTAATTTTAGCTATGAGCAAAAAGATAATACTGTAGAAAAGAAACTATTAAAAGAAGTTTTCAGCAAAATCATCTTAACGACATCAATTATTACAAAAACAAAGGAATGTTTAAAACAATTGAAGACAATGGATTTGTTCAGATTGAATACATGATTTATATTGAAAATGATGAAATCAGCATTTCATACAATTATATGACGCATTCCAAAATTATTGAAGATTTTGATGAATATACCGATTATCATTCTGAAAGTGAATTCAGTTATATCTGGCAATTTAAGTTTATTTCAAACAAACTCCATTTTATAAGACTCGCTATTGCAGGATAAGCTACAAAGGCAAAATACAACATAAAACGTTTTCGTAACTAATTGTTATATAATCGTGAACCGTTCCCCTTTTAAAAGTTATTTCAGTATTTTTGTGTTTCAGAAAACAAACTCAATTATAGATAAAAATGGCTTTAAACACAACAAACCCAACCGGGACTGAAGCGTGGAAAAATCTCCAAAATCACTATAACGCAATTCACGAAACCACAATACAAGAATTGTTTCAACAAGATAGTGCACGTGCCGAAAAATTTCATTTACAATGGAATGACTTTTTAGTAGATTACTCAAAAAACAACATCAGTCAGGAAACTGTTTCTCTTTTATTAGAATTAGCAAATTCAATTGGATTAAAAGATGCAATTTCTCAATATTTTGGAGGAGAATTAATCAACCAAACTGAAAATCGCGCTGTATTACACACTGCTTTACGCGCTCCAGAATCAGCAGTT is a window of Flavobacterium crocinum DNA encoding:
- a CDS encoding YARHG domain-containing protein codes for the protein MTTPNTLFKIALSLTLLLFIQSVSGQTLKDCSSCKTHLIKKEQIKGLNSDNIRLLTNEIYARNGYTFENSRFQEYFESKPWYKSIGDNKKVALNDIEKKNITFLKDITKTLEDQKKELTSQLKNFKELVNQDKITELKSNFNFSYEQKDNTVEKKLLKEVFSKIILTTSIITKTKECLKQLKTMDLFRLNT